The region CCCTGTTCACAAATTTGTCAAACTATTTTCACCAGAGAAATAACAACCGTCGCAAAGTCCCCCATATTATGTAAGTTTAGTTATTTCAAAAACTAATCACGGTCGATTCCTCTTATTATTCTCTTCCTATCAGTCGTGATAAACTGGTTCTCGGGTGATTCCTCACTGTTTTTCTTCCTTATCTGCCGTGACTGCTTCTCTTTTTCTTTTTTATTCAAAGCTTGAGCGATTGAATAAATGAAAAGATTCCAGAGCAAAATTGCTCTGGAATCTTTTCATTGCGATTTCCAAACATTTACTTAAATAGAAGCTTCATAAATCGATTGAACGGCTTCTTTTAATGCTTGATTAAACTCTTCATCCGTTTGATTAACATTCAAGTCTTGACTTAAGGCTCTGGAGAAACTTGCAATCATATTATCATTTGCTTTCAATTTCTCATTTGCTTCATCCCGGGAATATCCACCGGAAAGTGCAACCACACGTACTACATTCGGATGCTCGATAAGTTCTTTGTACATATTTGGTTTTGTTGGGATGGATAATTTCAACATTACTTTTTCATCATCATTTAACTGATCAAGATGATTTTGAATTTCTGCTTTTAACAGTTCTTCACATTTTTCTTTTTCCGGACTATGAATATCTACTTCCGGTTCAATAATTGGGACAAGACCAGCGGCAATAATTTGTTTACCTATTTCAAATTGCTGATCAACCACCGCCTTGATTCCCTCCGGATTGGCTTCTTTGATCACGGAGCGCATTTTTGTACCAAAAATATGGCGCTCATTTGCATGTTTTAATGTCTCATCCAAATCGGGAATCGGCTTCATTAACTGAACGCCATTCTGTTCTTCAGCAAGCCCTTTGTCTACCTTTAAAAATGGTACAATACCTTTCTTTTCTGCTAAATAATCAGCTGTATATAAACCCTCAACTTTTCTGTCCATCGTGTTTTCAAAAAGGATAGCACCTAAAATATACTTACTATCAAATGCAGGGGAAGTCATAATACGTGTCCGCATATCATGTACCAATTTGAACATTTCTTCCTCATTGGAAAAGGCATCTTCAGTTACACCATATGCTGCCAGTGCTTTTGGTGTACTGCCACCACTTTGGTCCAGCGCTGCAATAAAACCTTTCCCATTTTTCATTCTTTCTAATTGATCTTGTTGCATTATTTCCACTCCTTCAGGATAATTTGTACCATTCAGCCATTTAGAAAAATAAATAGATAGGCAAAAGACCACCTATATTATAACATAGTATAGTAACGGCGGAAACAGTTAGCAGCTGTCTGAATGTGATTTTACCTTAGGACTTGGTTCATCGACACGCCATCAAGTATTCCATTCCAGCGAACTTTTGTTTAGCTCGGACTTTATTCTTTTTCAATATCCCGGCTAACTAGTGTGTCCGAGTAAAATTCAATGCTGTGTTCGAGTGGCTCTTGATCGATTTTCCAATGAACTCCAAAACCGCACCAGCATATCCGCCCTCTTCCATTGCCTTCCCTCCCTACAACCTTTACAATATTCATTGGGAAAGGAGTATTCCAATGAACGTAAACTATAACCTGCCAGATTCTATACAAGAAATGCTTGAGAAAACGCCAAAAACAATAGATAACACGTTTGATGACCTGATTCGCCAAGGTGGCTATGTTCCGCCACAAATCAATTTGTTAATTGACGCTATCTCTGCTTTAAGCATGGGGAAAAATATTTTATTAAAAGGTCCAACTGGTGCAGGAAAGACGAAATTTGCCGAGACACTGTCAAACTTGTTCCAACAGCCGATGTTCAGTATTAATTGTTCCGTTGATCTTGATGCGGAAAGTTTAATGGGCTTTAAAACGTTGGCCTATCAAGATGAAAAGCAAATGATCGAATTTGTGCCAGGTCCCGTGACAAAGGCGATGCAACATGGCACTTTTTTATATATTGATGAAATTAACATGGCCAAACCAGAAACATTGCCACTAATCAATGGTGTACTGGATTACCGGCGAACAGTGACTAATCCATTCACCAATGAAATTATTCATGCCGAAGATGGATTTAACGTGATTGCCGCGATCAATGAAGGCTATGTCGGTACGGTTCCCTTGAATGAGGCCTTGAAAAACCGGTTCATTATTATTGATATTCCCTATTTGCAAGGTGAGCAACTCAAACAATTGATTCAAACGAACACAAGACTGGCAAATGAAACAACTATTGATTTATTCGTAAAACTCTCAGCCGATCTCATTAACGCAGTCTATCAGGGAAAAGTTGCCGAAGATGCCGCTTCGATCCGTGCATTATTGGATGCCTGTGATTTGAGTACAGTTATTCCGGCCAAACGGGCGATTGTCCGATCAATTACGGATAAACTGGAAGAAGAACGCGAACGGGAATTTGTTAATAATATAGCGGCTACACTATTTTAGAAGGGAGCCTGCCAGATGATGGATAACCGATGGATTGATATAAACGTCAATACGAATCTATACCTGCAGCTGCAGGATTTAACGACCGTATTATCCGGAAATACTGATTTCACCTTTGCGTACACATATGGGTCCTTCATTGACATCATCAATCATCAAGTAACCGGCAGCAGCATGTGGGATATGGATAAACCAGAAATTAGCGTACCTGGCTACAAGACGGATGTATTTTTACGAACGATCGGGACACTGCATTCTTCCCATGTTCCAACCCTAAATACCTATTTGCAAGAAATAGAAGAATCCGGACTATCGAAATTTGCTGTCCAGCTTATTACATTACTGGAAGATATCCGACTGGAGGAAGTGGTCAAACACATGCGGCCGGGAACGAAACGTGATTTTGCCATCCGTACCAAGTATTTAAAACACTTTTTTTCCACTCAATTAGCGATGAATGTGACAAGAAGTTATGCATTGGATGAGCTATTTTGCCTGATCTATCTACTATTACAAGCTGACCGGCCCGATCCGGATTTTCCGCATGCAACCGGCAAACAGCTTAAGCGATTGGAAAAACTGAAGCCACTCCTGTATGAAAGTTTTGCAGCAAAGACGTCAGCAGATATCGCTCGTATTGCAGAACAAATTGTGTTTTCATTGGAAAATGATTACATTGATATGATAAACGACTACTTCACGTTTCCTATTGCTCATATCAAGTCCTTATCAGAAAACACGTTATTTGATGAATTAACCCGAACCGATGAGTTGGCGAACCAGGACATGGAAGACGTGGATGAGAAAAACAATGAGTATTTCGATCAGCCGTTTTCCACTTGGCATCGGGAAAATCAAAACAGTGACCGGAAGCAAAACTTTCTCCAATTTGAGCTGGAAGTCGGTACGAAAACAAATATTCGTGGCGGAGCTGCTCGCGAAACCGAGGACGCGGACCAAGCGATGGGCAGCGTTCAGGGTACATCCGGAAAAAGTAATCAGAATGACTACTCCAAGCTGGAATCGTTGGAGAAACAGGAGAAGAAACGGGCTGGAAAAGAATCCAGCGATAGTATATACGGTGAAGACAATAAAAATGCTGTTGCTATTGACAAACATGCCAAGACACCCTCTGAAGCAGATCAAGCGTTATACCGGCAATATCTACAGGAGATCGAACCGTTTAAACGAAAGCTTGCGGCAACGATTGAAAAAACGATCGAGCATAAAAAGAATGCACCACGACAATATTTAGTCATCGGCCGGCTATCAAAAAAACTATTGGCGCTTGTTGTTGATGAAAGCCCTCGTGTATTTTACAAGAAAAATCAGAAATCACGCGAGGTGGACGCAGTGTTCACTCTCCTAATCGACTGTTCTGCTTCCATGCACAATAAAATGGATGAAACCAAACGCGGGATTATCCTGTTTCATGAGGTTTTGAACCAATTAAAAATCCCCCACGCCATTGTCGGTTTTTGGGAAGATGCCAACGAAACAAAGGAAGACTATCAGCCAAACTATTTTCACCGGATCCACTCTTTTAGCGATTCATTCTATCAAAATGATGGCGCTAAAATTATGCAACTGGAACCGGAAGAAGATAACCGGGATGGCTTTAGTATCCGTCTCGTTACTAAGGAATTGATAGCCAGAAGCGAAAAAAATAAATTCCTGCTTGTCTTTTCCGATGGTGAACCGGCTGCAATGGGATATGATCAAAATGGGATTGTCGACACAAACGTCGCGGTGTCTCAAGCTCGCAAACAAGGGATTGAGGTTATCGGAATGTTCCTATCCGATGGCGAGATCGATGAGCATGAAGATGCGACCATGAAGAATATATATGGAAAGGAACGCTTAATGATTCCAAGTGTAGCCGAACTACCGGCACATTTTGCACCGTTGTTGAAGCGGTTGTTGTTGAAGTCGATTTGAAATATACAAAACAGGTGAACGCTTATGCTCCTATTCAATAGAAACGTTCACCTTTTCCAGAAAATCAGTTGAATGGGACGTAAGAAGATTGTGTATGATATAAAGCTAATTGTACTCATTTACAGAACGGAGCGTTATACGTAAAATTAGTATCCTACTTTTGTTCCACACGTTCCTTCCCTAATTTCAAACCTTTTGCATAACAAATTCTTCGGTTTCTTCTTGTTAATTTAATGCAAGTGAAGCAACATCAGGTTCCCTAGTATCACAACTTCATTTAGCACTCTCCCTAAATTACTCCCCCACCCCACATGAAAAAATAATTACTTTATAACAAATACGTAATCATTACTATTTACAAATCGGAATTATTACGGTAATATATTTTACGTACTAGCGTTAAGGAGGATTTCATATATTGAAAAGAATTATTGTAATGATGATATTTTTACTATTTTCGCTTATCATTGCTGCTTGTGATTCCGCTACCAAGGATGAAACGAAGGCAGACTTAACCATTTATACATCGATTTACCCGATCCAGTATGCCGTAGAACGGATTGGCGGTGATACGGTTCATGCAGAATCCGTTTATCCACCAGGTGTCGATGCACATAGCTACGAACCAACTACAAAAAAGATGACGTCGATTGCTTCCAGTGATGCATTTATTTATTTGGGTGCCGACATGGAGGCTTTTGCCGAAACAGCTGCCGATGCGCTGCAGTCAGAGAATGTTCATTTGGTTGAGCTTGGAAAACATGAAGCGCTTTTTGATGCAGAACATGAAGAGCACAAAGAACGGGATCATACAGATGATGGGCATCATCATGGGGACCATAACCCACATATTTGGCTTGACCCCATGCGTATGATCGATATGGCTGATCTGGTCAAGCAAGAATTAACTGATTTAAACCCAGATAAAAAAGAATTGTATACAGATAACTTTGAGGCGTTGAAAAAAGATTTGTTAGCACTGGATGACAACTTCAAAAAAACATTAGAGCCGAAACAAAATAAAAAAATACTTGTTTCCCACGCCGCCTACGGATATTGGGAGGATAGATATGGGATCGAACAAATCGCAATTAGGGGTGTCACCACAAGTGATGAACCATCGCAAAAGGATTTAACCTCGATTATGAAACAAGCTAAGGAAAATAATCTGGACTATATCCTTTTTGAGCAAAACAGTTCAGACCGAATCGCCACAATCATGAAGGATCAGCTTCATGCGAATGTGGAGTACATTCATAATCTTGAAGTCTTGACCGATAATGATATAGAGAACCACGAGGATTATTTATCGTTAATGAAACATAATTTGCATATACTTGATAAAGTTACCGAGTAAAGAAGGTGAGAACAAACCATGAATCAATCAATTATTACGATGAAAAATGTCCATTACAAATATGATAAAAGAGAAGTCTTAGACCATATCAATTTTACATTACCACAAGGATCATTTATGGGATTAGTTGGACCAAATGGAGGCGGAAAAACTACCTTCATTAAATTAGTACTTGGACTACTAAAACCAGATACAGGTAACATTGAGTTGTTCGGTCAGTCAATTGAAAAATTCCATGAGTGGGATCGAATTGGATTTGTTTCACAAAAGGCCAATTCATTTAATAAAGGCTTTCCAGCAACCGTTTATGAAGTCGTATCGATGGGACTTACCGCTAAAATTGGCTATTTCAGGTTTTTTAAAAAACAGCATAAAAATAAGGTTTTGGAAGCTATTCATCAGGTAGGCATGGATGATTATACACATGAAAACATCGGAAATCTTTCTGGAGGTCAACAACAACGTGTTTTCATTGCCCGAGCCCTTGTTAACAATCCAGATTTGCTGATTCTGGACGAACCTACCGTTGGAGTTGATGCGGAAAATGTGAAACGTTTCTATGACATACTTCATCAACTACATCAAGAACAGCATATTACCTTATTACTGATAACACACGATACAGGTATGATGACTGAATATGCTACAGACATTGTTTGCTTAAATAAAACATTGTATTTTCATGGTAGCCCCAATCAATATACTTCCCTGACGGAGCGGGATCTATCCCGTTTTTACGGGCACCCGGTAAATATTGTCACCCACAATCACGCGTAATGGAGGAAACACAATGCTCTCGGATATTTTACAATTTGATTTTTTAAGAAATACATTTATAACTGGGCTGCTCATTGGGATGATTGCTCCATTGCTGGGTACATTTATTGTAGTAAGGCGTTTATCGTTGATTGCCGATGCCCTGTCTCATGTGACACTTGCCGGAATTGCATTTGGATTATTATTAGAGAAAAAACTAGCCATGACAATCATCACCCCGTTATATGGCGGAATGGCCTTTTCGGTACTTGGATCCATCTTTATTGAAAAACTTCGCGGTGTCTATAAGGCATATCAAGAGATTGCGATTCCGATTATTTTATCAGGCGGCGTTGGGCTAAGTGTTATTTTTATTTCTCTGGCAAACGGATTTAATACCGAGCTGTTCAACTATTTATTTGGCTCCGTCTCCGCAGTCAGCCAGAACGACCTTTTTACAATCTTGGGGATCTCCATTTTTGTTCTGTTAATGATTGGTTTATTTTATAAAGAACTAGTTACCTTATCATTCGATGAAGAACATGCGACTGTTTCCGGCATTCATGCAAAATGGATTCATTTGCTTTTCATCGTATTAACAGCGCTAGTAATCGCTGCCTCCATTCGAATTGTTGGTGTACTGCTCGTTTCTGCATTAATGACGCTACCGGTTGCCGCCAGTATGCGAATTGCAAAAGGATTTAAACAAACCATGTTTTTATCCATTGCATTTGGGGAATTATCTGTTATTCTGGGATTGGTTTCCGGTTATTATTTCAGTATCCCGCCCGGTGGAACAATCGTGGTTATCTCGATCATCATTTTACTGGTTTCGATAGGGTTGAAACGACTCACATTTACTTTTAAAGGGAGAAGGAATTCAAATGAAAGTTAATGAAGCAATTCAGAATTTAAAAGAAAAAGGTTATAAAACAACAAAAAAGCGAAAGGATATCTTGACTTTTTTTACAAATGCTGATGGGTATCGTTCAGCCAAAGATTTGATCCAATATATGGAACCAACCTATCCAAATATGAGTTTTGATACGGTATATCGAAACTTGCATCTGTTTAATGAGATCGGCATACTTGAAACGACGGAACTCAATGGCGAAAAACTGTTCCGTATCAGTTGCGCGGATCACCATCATCACCATTTTATTTGCAAATATTGCGGGAAAACAAAGGAAATTGATTTTTGTCCCATGAAAGAAGTAGAGGATGCATTAGCAAATTACAATATTGAAGATCACAAATTTGAAATCTATGGATTGTGCCCATCATGCCAGTCCGCATAAAGAGAAGCAGTCAAACGTCATGCAAAGTATGGAACGAATGAATATGTAAAGCGCTTAAACCGCACACACCCGCTCTTTTCATATCCTTATCAGCGGGTTTGCTGCTTCTATCAGCGGGTTTGCTGCTTCTATCAGCGGGTTTGCTGCTTCTATCAGCGGGTTTGGGGACGTCCTTTTAAATGGACGTCCCCAAACCACTATATAAAACTATGGATCACCAAAACAATGAAAAACGCGATAAATGCTAACAAGGTCTCCAATACGGTCCAAGTTTTAAACGTCTCTTTTACTGTTAATCCCAAATATTCCTTTACCAACCAGAATCCAGCATCGTTTACATGTGATAACATTAATGATCCCGCTCCGGTAGCAATAACTAATAATTCCAGGTTTACACCGGTCATGTTTGCTACAACCGGTGAGACAATTCCAGCGGCTGTGGTTAACGCAACCGTGGCAGATCCTGTAGCGACACGAATCAGTCCAGCTACGGCAAACGCCAAAACAATTGGTGACAATGCCATTTGTTCAGCCATTTGCGCAATGGAATCCCCTACACCACTGTCGATTAAAATTTGTTTAAAGCCACCACCGGCACCAATGATTAAAATAATCGACCCTACCGGTAAAATACATTCATCGACAAGCCGCTTTATCATTTTCTTATCCATTCCACGACGGAAACCTAGCAGATAAAAAGCTGCAAAACAAGAGATAAGCAATGCAATAACTGGGCTGCCGATAAAGAGGAAGATCTTCTCTACCATTTCCGGAACCGGCATATACGGCCCAAACACAGACAAGAGAATTAACACCACGGGCAACAAGATAATGAAAAATGATACGCCAACACTGGGTAGTTTTTCTACTTCTGTAGTAGAACTAACAAGCTTTGGTTCTCCTTCTGGCTTAACCCGTTTGTGCACCCACTTTGCAAAAATTGGGCCGGCAATGATAGCGGTTGGAAGAGCAATAATCAG is a window of Lentibacillus daqui DNA encoding:
- a CDS encoding vWA domain-containing protein, with the translated sequence MMDNRWIDINVNTNLYLQLQDLTTVLSGNTDFTFAYTYGSFIDIINHQVTGSSMWDMDKPEISVPGYKTDVFLRTIGTLHSSHVPTLNTYLQEIEESGLSKFAVQLITLLEDIRLEEVVKHMRPGTKRDFAIRTKYLKHFFSTQLAMNVTRSYALDELFCLIYLLLQADRPDPDFPHATGKQLKRLEKLKPLLYESFAAKTSADIARIAEQIVFSLENDYIDMINDYFTFPIAHIKSLSENTLFDELTRTDELANQDMEDVDEKNNEYFDQPFSTWHRENQNSDRKQNFLQFELEVGTKTNIRGGAARETEDADQAMGSVQGTSGKSNQNDYSKLESLEKQEKKRAGKESSDSIYGEDNKNAVAIDKHAKTPSEADQALYRQYLQEIEPFKRKLAATIEKTIEHKKNAPRQYLVIGRLSKKLLALVVDESPRVFYKKNQKSREVDAVFTLLIDCSASMHNKMDETKRGIILFHEVLNQLKIPHAIVGFWEDANETKEDYQPNYFHRIHSFSDSFYQNDGAKIMQLEPEEDNRDGFSIRLVTKELIARSEKNKFLLVFSDGEPAAMGYDQNGIVDTNVAVSQARKQGIEVIGMFLSDGEIDEHEDATMKNIYGKERLMIPSVAELPAHFAPLLKRLLLKSI
- a CDS encoding metal ABC transporter permease; protein product: MLSDILQFDFLRNTFITGLLIGMIAPLLGTFIVVRRLSLIADALSHVTLAGIAFGLLLEKKLAMTIITPLYGGMAFSVLGSIFIEKLRGVYKAYQEIAIPIILSGGVGLSVIFISLANGFNTELFNYLFGSVSAVSQNDLFTILGISIFVLLMIGLFYKELVTLSFDEEHATVSGIHAKWIHLLFIVLTALVIAASIRIVGVLLVSALMTLPVAASMRIAKGFKQTMFLSIAFGELSVILGLVSGYYFSIPPGGTIVVISIIILLVSIGLKRLTFTFKGRRNSNES
- a CDS encoding AAA family ATPase, with translation MNVNYNLPDSIQEMLEKTPKTIDNTFDDLIRQGGYVPPQINLLIDAISALSMGKNILLKGPTGAGKTKFAETLSNLFQQPMFSINCSVDLDAESLMGFKTLAYQDEKQMIEFVPGPVTKAMQHGTFLYIDEINMAKPETLPLINGVLDYRRTVTNPFTNEIIHAEDGFNVIAAINEGYVGTVPLNEALKNRFIIIDIPYLQGEQLKQLIQTNTRLANETTIDLFVKLSADLINAVYQGKVAEDAASIRALLDACDLSTVIPAKRAIVRSITDKLEEEREREFVNNIAATLF
- a CDS encoding metal ABC transporter solute-binding protein, Zn/Mn family; translated protein: MKRIIVMMIFLLFSLIIAACDSATKDETKADLTIYTSIYPIQYAVERIGGDTVHAESVYPPGVDAHSYEPTTKKMTSIASSDAFIYLGADMEAFAETAADALQSENVHLVELGKHEALFDAEHEEHKERDHTDDGHHHGDHNPHIWLDPMRMIDMADLVKQELTDLNPDKKELYTDNFEALKKDLLALDDNFKKTLEPKQNKKILVSHAAYGYWEDRYGIEQIAIRGVTTSDEPSQKDLTSIMKQAKENNLDYILFEQNSSDRIATIMKDQLHANVEYIHNLEVLTDNDIENHEDYLSLMKHNLHILDKVTE
- a CDS encoding fructose bisphosphate aldolase, whose protein sequence is MQQDQLERMKNGKGFIAALDQSGGSTPKALAAYGVTEDAFSNEEEMFKLVHDMRTRIMTSPAFDSKYILGAILFENTMDRKVEGLYTADYLAEKKGIVPFLKVDKGLAEEQNGVQLMKPIPDLDETLKHANERHIFGTKMRSVIKEANPEGIKAVVDQQFEIGKQIIAAGLVPIIEPEVDIHSPEKEKCEELLKAEIQNHLDQLNDDEKVMLKLSIPTKPNMYKELIEHPNVVRVVALSGGYSRDEANEKLKANDNMIASFSRALSQDLNVNQTDEEFNQALKEAVQSIYEASI
- a CDS encoding metal ABC transporter ATP-binding protein, with the translated sequence MNQSIITMKNVHYKYDKREVLDHINFTLPQGSFMGLVGPNGGGKTTFIKLVLGLLKPDTGNIELFGQSIEKFHEWDRIGFVSQKANSFNKGFPATVYEVVSMGLTAKIGYFRFFKKQHKNKVLEAIHQVGMDDYTHENIGNLSGGQQQRVFIARALVNNPDLLILDEPTVGVDAENVKRFYDILHQLHQEQHITLLLITHDTGMMTEYATDIVCLNKTLYFHGSPNQYTSLTERDLSRFYGHPVNIVTHNHA
- a CDS encoding Fur family transcriptional regulator → MKVNEAIQNLKEKGYKTTKKRKDILTFFTNADGYRSAKDLIQYMEPTYPNMSFDTVYRNLHLFNEIGILETTELNGEKLFRISCADHHHHHFICKYCGKTKEIDFCPMKEVEDALANYNIEDHKFEIYGLCPSCQSA
- a CDS encoding GntP family permease; amino-acid sequence: MDIYLLVVTLLSIVIVILGVSWWHWHAFISLTVASLFLAIMSGLSLDKIADAYETGVGDVLSHLVGILALGTILGKMMAASGAGVQISEYFVKIFGEKRLPWAMLFTGFIVGIPVFFEVGIVILLPLVIAIRNKTKQNILLIGLPLIAGLSIVHGIVPPHPGAMTAISIFDANLGKVLIYSLIIALPTAIIAGPIFAKWVHKRVKPEGEPKLVSSTTEVEKLPSVGVSFFIILLPVVLILLSVFGPYMPVPEMVEKIFLFIGSPVIALLISCFAAFYLLGFRRGMDKKMIKRLVDECILPVGSIILIIGAGGGFKQILIDSGVGDSIAQMAEQMALSPIVLAFAVAGLIRVATGSATVALTTAAGIVSPVVANMTGVNLELLVIATGAGSLMLSHVNDAGFWLVKEYLGLTVKETFKTWTVLETLLAFIAFFIVLVIHSFI